The Thermomicrobiales bacterium region CCGACTTGTGAATGGCATCCATGATGCCCTGCGAGAACCGAGGCGGAGTGGAAAGCGCTTTGGCCAGAATGTAGTCGCCGGTGGTTTCGTCGAGCGAAACGAGGTCGGTAAAGGTGCCTCCGATATCGGTCGCGAGCTTCATCTTTGCGGAGATCCCCTCGGTCGACGAATTGGCAAGGCAGCGCGTCGTTGCGCTCGAATTCTAGTCGACCGAGAGGAGCCTGAGCCCGGAAACGACAGGCGAATCGATCGTCTCAGGACCCAGGCCCGAGGTCACGGAGCTCGTATTCAGCCCGCCAGCACGTCCGCCATCGAGTACAACCCCGCCGGCTGCTGGATGAGCCATTCGGCGGCACGAATCGCTCCATCGGCAAAGGTGCGGCGGCTGAGCGCGCGATGGCTGATGCGAATTTCCTCACCATCAGTTGCCAGCAGGACCGTGTGCTCGCCGCTGTTCGCCCCACCGCGCAGCGAGTGGATGCCAATCTCGCCCGGCTGGCGTGGCGCCATCCCCTCGCGGCCATGCACGATGCGCTGTTCCGCCAGCTCGCCTCGACTCCGCACGATAACTTCGCTCAAAGCTTCCGCGGTGCCCGAGGGCGCATCCTTCTTCCCGCGATGGTGCGTTTCCACGATCTCGACGTCGGCTTCTGGCAACGCGGCGATCAGCCGCGGCAGAAGGTCGAGCAACGCGGCAATACCGGGACTGAGGTTTCTGGCATAGAGCACGGGAACCTGCCGCGCAGCCGATGCGAGCGCCGCCTGGCCCACTTCGCCCAAACCGGTCACCCCGCAAACAAGCGGCGTGCCAGCCTGACGAGCCGCTCCAGCGATCCAGGGTGTCGCTGTAGGCGCGGAGACGTCGATGATCACATCGACCGTTTCGGCGAGCGCTGCGGCCTCGGTGAAGAGCGGCACCGCGGATTCGCGCTCCAACGCGCACGAATCGGGCCGCACCAGACCGCCCCGGATCTCGACTCCGCTCCAATCCTCTGCAGCCGATACGATCTCGCGTCCCATGCGGCCACTTGCTCCCGCGATGCCGATGCGCACCACATCGATCTCCACCGGCCGGGAAACAGAGCTCAGATAGACCATACGACCCTGCTCCATCTTGCTAGTCGGCCGCCATTGCCTGGACGGTTGGCAGCCACGGTGCAACCGCCTGGGCAATCTCGCTGACCTGTCGATCGTTCAGCCCGGTGAGCGGCAGGCGCACCTCGCTCGAACAGAGCCCGAGCATTTCCGCGGCGGTCTTCACGGCGGTCGGGTTGTTGCCCGTGAACATCGCGCGCATCACATCGAACAGGCGCAGATGCGCGCGGCGCGCTTCGGCGAACCGCCCTGCATTGGCGAGACGCGTCAACTCGGTCACTTCGGCCGGAAGAATGTTGGAGAGCACCGAGATGACTCCCCGTGCCCCAACGCTGATCATCGGCAGCGTCAGCGAATCGTCGCCGGAAAGCACGACGAAATCGTCGTCGGTCTCGTGCACGATCTCGGAAACGAGATCGAGATTGCCGGCTGCCTCTTTGATAGCAGCGATGGTTGGAATCCGGGAGAGCGCGATCGTGGTCTGACCGCTCATGGTGATTCCAGTTCGCCCAGGAACGTTGTACAGCACCAATGGGAGGTCGACCGCCTCGGCAATTGCGGTGTAGTGCGCGATGAGACCGTCCTGCGTTGGCTTGTTGTAGTAGGGCACGACCACCAACGCGGCCGTCGCTCCAGCGTGCAGTGCATGACGGGTACGCTCGATGGTAATGCGGGTATCGTTGGTCCCCGTTCCAGCGATCACAGGCACCCGGCCGGCGGTCTGATCGATCACCGTCTCGATCACGAAGGCGTGTTCGCGCTCGGTCATGGTGGCCGATTCGCCGGTGGTGCCGCAGGGCACGAGACCGTCGATGCCTGATCCGATCTGGAACTCGACCAGCTCGCGCAGGACCCGCTCGTCGATCTCACCGTTTCGGAACGGGGTAATGAGCGCGGTAAACGCGCCGGTCAAGTGGTCGCTAATCGTCGACGCTGGAATTGTAGTGGCGGTCATCGAAAAACACTCCTGGCGCTTGGCGCCTCATTCGTTGTCGTCCAAAGGTGCGGCGAAAAACGATGGCGGTTTCGGCGCGACTGGCAACCTGCCAGCGCGCCTTGCGCTTGGAGCGAGCGATCTTCGAGAGCAACGGTCCGGGTCTTCGGTACATAGGCCACCTCCGCGCGTTTCTATGGAACGCCGAACGTGACACCGTCTTCCGGTTCAGGAGAAATGAAAAAACCGCCATCCCCGGCTGGGGACGAGCGGTGTCTGAGCCCGTGGTACCACCCCACTTCCTCACCTGGAGGACAGGTGAGGCGCTTTTCCACACGGCGCATGATGCGCGATGCGGCGACTCTATAACGGGAGTCTCTTGGCCTGACGGCCCCCGTCGCCGCCTACTGAGCCAACTGGCCGTTCGGAGCGAGGCTCAGAGGTCTTTTTCCCCGGATCGCTCGACGCCGCTTCACACCAACCGCGGCTCTCTGCTTCCCCACGTCCGGGTACTCGTCCTCCTCGACGCCTTGGCGTTACTGGATTGGCATAACGCTATCAGGCGATGTGAGAAATTGTCAACCGCCGGGGCGGCCCCGG contains the following coding sequences:
- the dapB gene encoding 4-hydroxy-tetrahydrodipicolinate reductase, with protein sequence MVYLSSVSRPVEIDVVRIGIAGASGRMGREIVSAAEDWSGVEIRGGLVRPDSCALERESAVPLFTEAAALAETVDVIIDVSAPTATPWIAGAARQAGTPLVCGVTGLGEVGQAALASAARQVPVLYARNLSPGIAALLDLLPRLIAALPEADVEIVETHHRGKKDAPSGTAEALSEVIVRSRGELAEQRIVHGREGMAPRQPGEIGIHSLRGGANSGEHTVLLATDGEEIRISHRALSRRTFADGAIRAAEWLIQQPAGLYSMADVLAG
- the dapA gene encoding 4-hydroxy-tetrahydrodipicolinate synthase; this encodes MTATTIPASTISDHLTGAFTALITPFRNGEIDERVLRELVEFQIGSGIDGLVPCGTTGESATMTEREHAFVIETVIDQTAGRVPVIAGTGTNDTRITIERTRHALHAGATAALVVVPYYNKPTQDGLIAHYTAIAEAVDLPLVLYNVPGRTGITMSGQTTIALSRIPTIAAIKEAAGNLDLVSEIVHETDDDFVVLSGDDSLTLPMISVGARGVISVLSNILPAEVTELTRLANAGRFAEARRAHLRLFDVMRAMFTGNNPTAVKTAAEMLGLCSSEVRLPLTGLNDRQVSEIAQAVAPWLPTVQAMAAD